A section of the bacterium genome encodes:
- a CDS encoding hydantoinase/oxoprolinase family protein yields MAAELRLGVDTGGTFTDLIAIAGGRVRVHKVLSTPENPARAILRGIADLLGSGAPVFDLVHGSTVATNALLTRSGEKTALVTTAGFEDVIEIGRQTRKELYDLAYRRPLPLVPRRLRFGAVERCDERGAVIEPLQKAEVRRLAGRLRKAGVKSVAICFLHAYANPVHEDLVAEALRKSGVFVSVSSRVLPEYREFERTSTTCVNAYVSPLMTRYLGELERKSGARRLRVMQSNGGVISAGTAAAEAVRTILSGPAGGVVGAFEVARRAGFENLITFDMGGTSTDVSLLKGRIGFTAETEVAGCPIRVPVIDIHTVGAG; encoded by the coding sequence ATGGCGGCGGAGCTGCGGCTGGGCGTGGACACGGGGGGAACCTTCACCGATCTGATCGCGATTGCGGGCGGCCGGGTGCGCGTCCACAAGGTGCTCTCGACGCCGGAGAATCCGGCCCGCGCCATCCTCCGGGGAATCGCCGATCTTTTGGGGAGCGGCGCCCCGGTTTTCGATCTCGTCCACGGCTCGACGGTGGCGACGAACGCCCTGCTCACGCGGAGCGGGGAGAAGACCGCCCTCGTGACGACGGCGGGCTTCGAGGATGTCATCGAGATCGGCCGCCAGACCCGGAAGGAACTCTACGATCTGGCCTATCGAAGACCCCTCCCGCTCGTTCCGCGGCGGCTGCGCTTCGGGGCGGTCGAGCGGTGTGATGAGCGGGGCGCGGTGATCGAGCCGCTGCAAAAAGCCGAGGTGCGCCGCCTCGCGGGCCGGCTCCGCAAGGCGGGTGTAAAGTCGGTGGCCATCTGTTTCCTGCACGCCTATGCGAACCCGGTCCACGAGGATCTGGTGGCCGAGGCGCTCCGAAAGAGCGGGGTTTTTGTCTCGGTTTCGAGCCGGGTTTTGCCCGAATACCGCGAGTTTGAGCGGACGAGCACGACCTGCGTCAACGCCTACGTCTCCCCTCTCATGACCCGCTATCTCGGGGAGCTGGAGCGGAAATCGGGCGCCCGGCGCCTGCGGGTGATGCAGAGCAACGGCGGGGTGATCTCGGCGGGCACGGCGGCGGCGGAAGCGGTGCGCACGATTCTCTCGGGGCCCGCGGGCGGGGTGGTCGGCGCCTTCGAGGTGGCGCGGCGGGCGGGCTTCGAGAACCTGATCACCTTCGACATGGGCGGGACGAGCACGGACGTCTCCCTCCTGAAGGGACGGATCGGCTTCACCGCCGAAACCGAAGTGGCGGGCTGCCCGATTCGCGTTCCAGTGATCGACATTCACACGGTGGGGGCGGG